A DNA window from Cognatiyoonia koreensis contains the following coding sequences:
- the pth gene encoding aminoacyl-tRNA hydrolase: MKLIVGLGNPGAKYAQNRHNIGFMAVDRIVSDHGFGPWRSKFQGSVTEGRFGSDKVILLKPETFMNLSGQSVGEAMRFHKLDPADVIVFHDELDLAPGKVRVKTGGGHAGHNGLRSIHGHIGPDYDRVRMGIGHPGHKDAVPGYVLRDFPKADATWLDDVLRGVSDGIADLVAGDSGRFLNAIALRVAPPRSSTTKPKPQPVPEPEPEPVDDRSALQKLVDRFK, from the coding sequence CTGATTGTCGGCCTTGGAAATCCCGGTGCGAAATACGCCCAGAACCGCCATAACATAGGGTTCATGGCCGTGGATCGGATTGTATCCGATCATGGCTTTGGCCCCTGGCGGTCGAAGTTTCAGGGATCTGTCACCGAAGGGCGTTTCGGGTCGGACAAGGTGATCCTGCTCAAGCCTGAAACATTCATGAACCTGTCAGGCCAATCTGTCGGAGAGGCGATGCGTTTTCACAAGCTTGATCCCGCTGATGTCATCGTTTTTCACGACGAACTCGACCTTGCCCCGGGCAAGGTGCGCGTCAAGACAGGTGGTGGTCATGCCGGCCACAACGGTTTGCGGTCGATCCATGGTCATATCGGCCCGGACTACGACCGCGTGCGCATGGGGATCGGGCATCCGGGGCACAAGGATGCGGTGCCGGGGTATGTGTTGCGCGACTTTCCGAAGGCGGATGCCACTTGGCTGGATGATGTCTTGCGTGGGGTCTCGGACGGCATCGCAGACCTTGTTGCGGGTGACAGCGGCAGGTTTTTGAATGCCATCGCGCTGCGTGTGGCCCCGCCGCGATCTTCGACCACCAAGCCGAAACCCCAGCCGGTGCCAGAACCGGAACCCGAGCCGGTTGACGATCGCTCTGCCCTCCAGAAACTGGTGGATCGCTTCAAATGA
- a CDS encoding DUF2332 domain-containing protein has translation MKPEVVRAAFHEQGIACASLGSPFMARLCALFGSRDWPEGRVRDKVFGWSGDLSPRAQSVPLRLCGGLHALKLKGDVTLTAAYPPQDVSDDTLWQAVCKVMVAQEAFLTTWMASPPQTNEVRRCVTLIPVGHYLHERFGLPIRLSELGASGGLNLMFDRFALNIDGQVFGPPHPAARLTPDWSGPLPPAQEPTIAAREGVDLNPLDPHDPEDALRLQAYLWADQPERMALTLAAIKVANAPVTRADAIDWLAKRLDHAPGQAHLIYSTVAWQYFPAEKQVLGTSLISAAGAKATEDAPLAWFGMENDGGARGAALTLRIWPGNETKDLGRADFHGRWVEWKDE, from the coding sequence ATGAAGCCCGAAGTCGTCCGTGCGGCATTTCACGAACAAGGAATAGCCTGCGCCAGCCTTGGTTCGCCCTTCATGGCCCGGCTTTGCGCCTTGTTCGGATCGCGTGATTGGCCTGAAGGACGTGTGCGTGACAAAGTCTTTGGCTGGAGCGGTGATTTGTCGCCGCGCGCCCAATCCGTGCCGTTGCGGTTGTGCGGCGGGCTTCATGCGCTAAAGCTGAAGGGCGATGTGACGCTGACTGCTGCCTATCCGCCGCAAGACGTATCTGACGATACGCTTTGGCAGGCTGTCTGCAAGGTCATGGTCGCGCAAGAGGCGTTCCTGACTACGTGGATGGCCAGCCCACCCCAGACCAACGAGGTCCGCCGCTGTGTCACATTGATCCCTGTCGGGCACTATTTGCATGAACGCTTTGGGTTGCCGATCCGCCTGTCCGAACTGGGCGCGAGCGGTGGTTTGAACCTGATGTTTGACCGCTTTGCGCTAAACATTGATGGGCAGGTATTTGGACCGCCCCACCCCGCCGCGCGTCTGACACCGGACTGGTCCGGCCCCCTGCCGCCCGCGCAGGAACCGACCATTGCTGCGCGCGAAGGTGTCGATTTGAACCCGCTTGATCCACACGATCCAGAAGATGCATTGCGCCTGCAGGCCTATCTATGGGCTGACCAGCCTGAACGCATGGCGCTGACGCTGGCGGCGATCAAGGTGGCTAACGCGCCGGTGACACGTGCGGATGCAATCGACTGGTTGGCCAAGCGACTGGACCATGCGCCGGGACAGGCGCACCTGATCTATTCCACCGTCGCGTGGCAGTATTTTCCAGCAGAGAAACAAGTGCTTGGCACGTCCCTGATTTCGGCTGCAGGTGCAAAAGCGACCGAGGACGCGCCGCTGGCCTGGTTCGGGATGGAAAACGACGGGGGCGCGCGTGGTGCCGCGCTAACCTTGCGCATCTGGCCTGGAAACGAAACCAAGGACCTTGGCCGCGCCGATTTTCACGGTCGCTGGGTAGAGTGGAAAGACGAATGA